The following proteins are encoded in a genomic region of Haloarcula marina:
- a CDS encoding FAD-dependent monooxygenase — MTDHEHYEAVVVGCGPGGAAAAANLARNGVETLVLERGVDAGSKNVSGGLIYAEESAPYTIDGLFPDFREEATERPVTDNFIHNVAGDRVKTFDLGDLHHHDTAWADSVLRRKMDSWLGDRVHELTRETGGGLLTEVHVTGLLREKGEIVGVLTEELDPIEADIVVAADGVNSELARDAGLMDWDDPDEWFQGVKAVAEMDPDVIDDRFDIDDDEGEAHLFSGDLFDGVRGGGFLYTNDASLSIGTVFHLDSLAEERAEPQELLDGLLTHPLMAQWLGDEYTELEYSAKLVPDSKKVAHTSPHKDRLVLVGDAAGQMQAQGPIIKGMNHAVTAGALAAEAFADARARGDPHRAGQLYERKLNEEGVMDKLRPTAYDVVGKTGEIGPLDGVANAVVESSLGRFGVRAASGLIERAYNSPTLVSMIPDTKLPYVTLPTVIGEELGEVVTDVNTIEPPELDDRIGALTYDVGDPHITLLDKSFEASGTAVTACPVSAKDFGGGCYRDEMVRTNGDEEHLVSLDTQPCVECGTCAVVADTEWRHPAGGKGVEYEQG; from the coding sequence ATGACTGACCACGAACACTACGAGGCCGTCGTCGTCGGGTGCGGTCCCGGCGGGGCCGCGGCGGCGGCGAACCTCGCGCGCAACGGCGTCGAGACGCTGGTCCTCGAACGCGGCGTCGACGCCGGGTCGAAGAACGTCTCGGGCGGCCTCATCTACGCCGAGGAGTCCGCGCCGTACACCATCGACGGCCTGTTCCCCGACTTCCGCGAGGAAGCCACCGAACGGCCCGTCACCGATAACTTCATCCACAACGTCGCGGGCGACCGGGTGAAGACGTTCGACCTCGGGGACTTACACCACCACGACACGGCGTGGGCCGATAGCGTCCTCCGCCGGAAGATGGACTCGTGGCTCGGCGACCGGGTCCACGAACTCACGCGCGAGACGGGCGGCGGCCTGCTGACGGAGGTTCACGTCACCGGTCTCCTGCGCGAGAAGGGCGAAATCGTCGGCGTCCTCACCGAGGAACTGGACCCCATCGAGGCCGACATCGTCGTGGCGGCCGACGGCGTCAACTCGGAGTTGGCCCGCGACGCTGGCCTGATGGACTGGGACGACCCCGACGAGTGGTTCCAAGGCGTGAAGGCCGTCGCCGAGATGGACCCGGACGTTATCGACGACCGGTTCGACATCGACGACGACGAAGGCGAGGCCCACCTGTTCTCGGGCGACCTGTTCGACGGCGTGCGGGGCGGCGGGTTCCTCTACACGAACGACGCGTCGCTGTCAATCGGGACGGTGTTCCACCTCGACTCGCTGGCGGAGGAACGCGCCGAACCACAGGAACTGCTCGACGGCCTGCTGACCCACCCCCTCATGGCCCAATGGCTGGGTGACGAGTACACCGAACTGGAGTACAGCGCGAAACTCGTCCCCGACTCGAAGAAAGTCGCGCACACGTCGCCGCACAAGGACCGCCTCGTCCTCGTGGGCGACGCGGCGGGGCAGATGCAGGCCCAGGGCCCCATCATCAAGGGGATGAACCACGCCGTCACTGCGGGGGCGCTCGCCGCCGAGGCGTTCGCCGACGCCCGCGCTCGCGGGGACCCGCACCGGGCGGGCCAACTGTACGAGCGGAAACTGAACGAGGAGGGCGTGATGGACAAACTCCGGCCCACTGCCTACGACGTGGTCGGCAAGACCGGAGAAATCGGGCCGCTCGACGGCGTCGCCAACGCCGTCGTGGAGTCGTCGCTCGGCCGCTTCGGCGTCCGGGCCGCGTCGGGCCTCATCGAACGGGCGTACAACTCGCCGACGCTCGTCTCGATGATTCCCGACACGAAACTGCCCTACGTCACCCTCCCGACGGTCATCGGGGAGGAACTGGGTGAGGTGGTGACGGACGTGAATACGATCGAACCGCCGGAACTGGACGACCGAATCGGTGCCCTGACCTACGACGTGGGCGACCCCCACATCACCCTCTTGGACAAGTCCTTCGAGGCGTCGGGGACGGCCGTGACGGCCTGTCCCGTGAGCGCGAAGGACTTCGGCGGTGGCTGTTACCGCGACGAGATGGTCCGGACGAACGGGGACGAGGAACACCTCGTGAGCCTCGACACGCAACCCTGCGTCGAGTGCGGGACCTGCGCCGTCGTCGCCGACACCGAGTGGCGACACCCCGCCGGTGGGAAAGGTGTCGAGTACGAGCAAGGATGA